In Verrucomicrobiia bacterium, a genomic segment contains:
- a CDS encoding O-antigen ligase family protein, with protein sequence MNFAGYCLGMLLLTKLSIRQRTAYRPPRWTAAETGRQSEHRTVLTFCLGLLTLALLGFCLASALNARATFRNDTLSFEYHDCWMWLPHSLDSGGTWFAFWTYLGLACSFWSIRDWLQGKSNSEERAQWQKTGAALNHSPPAGFLPERLRRLLWLLALNGALLSIEAIVQRMEKSPKLLFLVLPRIHQTAETQFGAYAYRANAAQYFNLLWPMCVGFWWTISRNTGRQSPGRQALLLCTAVMAAAPLVSSSRAGAAVTLGMLGVSALSVAGYFLGGRFQLGRCGACNVRRGSRRRAPGVGGLAKDTTAWLCFFVVVVPLVGLGLGWKALGPRLERVRGDFAARKALWEAARPMTRDYPVFGTGPGTFETVSQLYARPAELFWPRQLHNDWLEMRITFGWVGSVLIVLALVAIGLRCFAPGAGLLGLLIGLALAGCLAHARLDFPFQVYSILFLFVLECAVLFCSKSRHCPASAQKG encoded by the coding sequence ATGAACTTCGCGGGATACTGCTTGGGGATGCTTCTGCTGACAAAGCTGAGTATCCGGCAAAGGACAGCCTATCGACCGCCGCGATGGACTGCTGCGGAAACAGGCCGCCAGAGCGAGCACCGGACCGTCCTCACGTTTTGCCTCGGGCTGCTGACCCTCGCGCTGCTGGGCTTCTGCCTGGCCAGCGCGTTGAATGCACGCGCGACGTTTCGCAATGATACATTGTCATTCGAATACCATGACTGCTGGATGTGGCTCCCGCACAGCCTCGATAGCGGCGGCACCTGGTTCGCATTCTGGACATATCTGGGCCTGGCTTGCTCTTTCTGGAGCATCCGGGATTGGCTTCAAGGCAAATCCAACAGCGAGGAACGCGCCCAATGGCAAAAGACCGGCGCAGCGTTAAACCACTCGCCACCTGCTGGCTTCTTGCCGGAGCGGCTGCGGCGATTATTGTGGCTGTTGGCCTTGAACGGCGCATTGCTCAGTATCGAGGCTATCGTTCAGCGAATGGAAAAATCGCCTAAACTGCTCTTTCTTGTTTTACCTCGAATTCATCAGACTGCTGAAACTCAGTTCGGGGCATACGCGTATCGCGCAAATGCGGCGCAGTACTTCAACCTGCTCTGGCCGATGTGCGTTGGATTTTGGTGGACAATTAGCCGGAACACAGGGCGGCAAAGCCCAGGCCGGCAGGCGCTTTTGCTCTGTACCGCCGTGATGGCTGCCGCCCCTCTGGTTTCGTCCAGCCGGGCCGGGGCGGCTGTCACGCTGGGGATGCTCGGGGTAAGCGCGCTTTCAGTGGCGGGATATTTTCTCGGAGGGCGCTTTCAGCTAGGTCGCTGTGGGGCCTGCAATGTCCGGCGAGGGTCGCGCCGGAGGGCGCCCGGTGTGGGCGGGCTCGCGAAAGATACAACTGCCTGGCTCTGTTTCTTTGTGGTGGTCGTGCCGCTGGTTGGGTTAGGGCTGGGATGGAAGGCCCTGGGTCCACGGCTCGAGCGGGTCCGAGGTGACTTTGCGGCGCGGAAGGCGCTCTGGGAGGCAGCCCGGCCCATGACCCGCGACTACCCGGTGTTCGGCACCGGTCCAGGGACGTTCGAAACGGTCTCTCAGCTCTACGCGCGGCCAGCGGAGTTGTTTTGGCCTCGGCAATTGCACAACGACTGGCTGGAGATGCGCATCACGTTCGGCTGGGTGGGGAGCGTTTTGATAGTTCTAGCGCTCGTTGCGATAGGATTACGCTGCTTTGCCCCAGGCGCAGGCCTATTGGGGCTGCTGATTGGACTGGCATTGGCCGGCTGCCTGGCTCATGCGCGCCTGGATTTTCCCTTTCAGGTGTATTCGATACTATTTCTGTTCGTCCTGGAATGCGCCGTCCTGTTCTGCTCTAAAAGTCGGCATTGCCCGGCGTCCGCGCAAAAGGGATGA